In Carassius auratus strain Wakin chromosome 46, ASM336829v1, whole genome shotgun sequence, the following proteins share a genomic window:
- the LOC113064275 gene encoding cilia- and flagella-associated protein 53: MLTSQRNRTRCREVTGPGHSVALRAKHPLSKDVDDLFLRRRKQEAIQNEVLEFTKDQSSCDVRMRWEKNTHRRMVSATINRRLQEAREQYQMDIDERRERLRELLESEEREIFREMEAKKETVLERQAKMLERAQTLREKRESERQRLAAEKLDQLFREQCEELRAVEMMRRQDEVCSEREAQIRTKEEVQRMQQEEDRLFVQMWESDRLAKEERHNHEVQRQRENNLQQKAFLQAQMETTEQQRMQAKQLKQEEAQLLREHREMLRLEAEREHRQKLQDQEKRRKQLDLSLRLKMKRLARDRQEELALDMSILEQLTNEERDEKQDEVLKKLERQEEQRRYREHLAEQLEEQKRQEAETEQLFESELQQAWARREAQWRQEKAARDRLMKDVMDTRRLQIQEKLNENMQKQAEPFKEREELDRILQENKLLDEEEKNRLREATREYQADLLAQMLYRQRIREAEEAEKEYEFQKGLLYQEQYNKKIQEILSRPISGSMAVHPFRRRERPCSSFGAQLA; this comes from the exons atgttgacatCCCAGCGAAACAGGACACGATGTCGGGAAGTAACTGGACCTGGACATTCAGTGGCATTG AGAGCAAAACATCCTTTATCCAAAGACGTAGATGACCTATTTCTGAGGAGGAGGAAACAGGAGGCAATCCAGAATGAAGTGCTGGAGTTTACTAAGGATCAAAGCTCCTGTGATGTGAGAATGCgatgggaaaaaaacacacaccgcAGGATGGTGTCAGCCACCATTAACAGACGTCTACAGGAAGCAAGAGAGCAGTACCAGATGGACATTGATGAAAGGAGGGAAAG GCTTCGTGAGCTGCTAGAGTCAGAGGAGAGGGAGATCTTCAGGGAGATGGAGGCAAAAAAGGAGACAGTGTTGGAGAGGCAAGCTAAGATGCTTGAAAGAGCCCAGACTCTTcgagagaaaagagagagcgagagacaaaGACTTGCAGCTGAGAAACTCGATCAGTTATTCAG AGAGCAATGTGAGGAGCTGCGTGCCGTGGAGATGATGCGCAGACAGGATGAGGTCTGCTCTGAGCGTGAAGCTCAGATCCGAACTAAGGAGGAAGTGCAACGGATGCAACAAGAAGAAGACAGACTGTTCGTCCAGATGTGGGAGAGCGACAGGCTGGCCAAAGAGGAGCGTCATAACCATGAGGTTCAGCGTCAGAGAGAGAACAATCTCCAGCAAAAGGCATTCCTGCAGGCACAGATGGAAACGACTGAGCAGCAGAGAATGCAGGCGAAGCAACTGAAGCAAGAGGAGGCCCAGTTACTG AGAGAGCACAGGGAGATGCTTCGCCTGGAGGCAGAGAGAGAACACAGACAGAAGCTTCAAGATCAGGAGAAACGACGTAAACAACTGGACCTTTCGCTTCGGCTGAAGATGAAGCGCCTGGCGCGAGATCGGCAGGAAGAGCTGGCACTGGATATGAGCATCCTGGAGCAACTAACAAATGAAGAGCGAGATGAAAAGCAAGATGAGGTCCTCAAAAAG CTGGAGCGTCAAGAGGAGCAGCGCAGGTACCGGGAGCATCTGGCAGAGCAGCTAGAAGAGCAGAAACGGCAAGAAGCTGAGACGGAGCAGCTGTTTGAATCAGAGCTGCAGCAGGCCTGGGCCCGCAGGGAAGCACAGTGGCGTCAGGAAAAGGCAGCGAGGGACCGACTCATGAAGGATGTCATGGACACTCGTCGATTGCAGATCCAAGAGAAGT TGAATGAGAATATGCAGAAACAGGCTGAGCCTTTCAAAGAAAGAGAAGAGCTTGACCGAATCCTTCAAGAGAACAAATTGCTGGATGAAGAAGAAAAGAATCG TTTACGGGAGGCCACTCGGGAATATCAGGCTGATTTATTGGCTCAGATGCTGTACCGCCAGCGCATTCGTGAagcagaagaagctgagaaagaATACGAGTTCCAGAAGGGTCTGCTGTACCAGGAGCAGTACAATAAGAAGATTCAGGAAATCCTTTCAAGGCCAATATCTGGCTCCATGGCAGTCCATCCCTTCAGGAGACGAGAGCGCCCCTGCTCCAGCTTTGGTGCTCAGTTGGCATAA
- the LOC113064276 gene encoding serine/threonine-protein kinase Chk1-like isoform X2 — MAVPFVKDWDVVRTLGEGAYGEVRLLVNKKTEEAVAMKVVDMAKAKDCTENVKKEVCICKMLLHPNIVRFFGHRSEGTTQYIFLEYCSGGELFDRIEPDFGMPEKEAQRFFQQLIAGVEYLHSVGITHRDIKPENILLDDKGLLSKILLQNPEDRFTIPEIKKHRWFSRSFKSAVKRQSETPVNKMQRADSELSQLRRKNSDDRAQISSSQPEPQGLWEEKEVTVHTDVSFSQPTCPDHMLLGSQLLGTPGASQSPWQRLVRRMTRFFTTVKAEPSCIALRDACIAMGHTWKQSCTNQATVSTMDRRNNKLIFIVHFLEMEERILVDFRLSKGDGLEFKRIFLKLKQKLSEIISNQKILPLN, encoded by the exons ATGGCTGTGCCTTTTGTTAAAGACTGGGATGTGGTGCGGACCCTTGGAGAGGGGGCGTATGGAGA GGTGCGACTGCTGGTCAACAAGAAGACAGAAGAGGCTGTGGCGATGAAAGTTGTGGACATGGCAAAAGCTAAGGATTGTACAGAGAATGTAAAGAAGGAGGTTTGCATATGCAAGATGCTTTTACACCCAAATATCGTACGTTTCTTTGGCCACAGGAGTGAGGGGACGACACAGTACATCTTCCTGGAGTACTGTAGCGGAGGAGAGCTCTTTGACAGAATTG AGCCAGATTTTGGGATGCCAGAGAAGGAGGCGCAGAGGTTTTTTCAGCAGCTAATAGCTGGTGTG GAATATCTTCACAGTGTTGGGATTACGCATCGTGACATAAAGCCTGAGAATATTCTTCTTGATGATAAAG gtctGCTATCTAAGATATTACTGCAAAATCCAGAGGACAGGTTCACTATTCCTGAAATTAAGAAACATCGTTGGTTTAGCAGAAGTTTCAAATCAG CAGTGAAACGACAGAGTGAAACACCAGTAAACAAGATGCAAAGGGCTGACTCTGAGCTCTCACAGTTGAGACGAAAAAACAG tgatgACAGAGCACAGATCTCCAGCTCTCAGCCTGAGCCGCAGGGATTGTGGGAGGAGAAGGAGGTTACAGTGCACACTGATGTCAGCTTTTCACAGCCTACCTGTCCTGACCACATGCTGCTGGGCAGCCAACTGCTTGGCACACCGGGTGCCAGTCAG AGCCCATGGCAGCGGTTGGTGAGAAGGATGACCAGGTTCTTTACTACGGTAAAGGCAGAACCATCTTGCATTGCTCTCCGTGATGCCTGTATTGCTATGGGTCACACATGGAAACAGAGCTGCACCAATCAG GCGACAGTGTCTACAATGGATCGCCGTAATAACAAGCTGATCTTCATAGTGCACTTCCTAGAAATGGAGGAACGGATTTTAGTAGATTTCCGCCTCTCAAAG ggtgATGGTTTGGAATTCAAGAGGATATTCCTGAAACTAAAACAGAAGCTGTCTGAGATTATTAGTAACCAAAAGATTTTGCCTTTGAATTAA
- the LOC113064276 gene encoding serine/threonine-protein kinase Chk1-like isoform X1, with protein MAVPFVKDWDVVRTLGEGAYGEVRLLVNKKTEEAVAMKVVDMAKAKDCTENVKKEVCICKMLLHPNIVRFFGHRSEGTTQYIFLEYCSGGELFDRIEPDFGMPEKEAQRFFQQLIAGVEYLHSVGITHRDIKPENILLDDKDNLKISDFGLATIFRHRGRERVLTRLCGTLPYVAPELMSRSAFHAQPADTWACGIVLTAMLAGELPWDQPSENCQEYLHWLENKIYLTPWKKIDAVPLSLLSKILLQNPEDRFTIPEIKKHRWFSRSFKSAVKRQSETPVNKMQRADSELSQLRRKNSDDRAQISSSQPEPQGLWEEKEVTVHTDVSFSQPTCPDHMLLGSQLLGTPGASQSPWQRLVRRMTRFFTTVKAEPSCIALRDACIAMGHTWKQSCTNQATVSTMDRRNNKLIFIVHFLEMEERILVDFRLSKGDGLEFKRIFLKLKQKLSEIISNQKILPLN; from the exons ATGGCTGTGCCTTTTGTTAAAGACTGGGATGTGGTGCGGACCCTTGGAGAGGGGGCGTATGGAGA GGTGCGACTGCTGGTCAACAAGAAGACAGAAGAGGCTGTGGCGATGAAAGTTGTGGACATGGCAAAAGCTAAGGATTGTACAGAGAATGTAAAGAAGGAGGTTTGCATATGCAAGATGCTTTTACACCCAAATATCGTACGTTTCTTTGGCCACAGGAGTGAGGGGACGACACAGTACATCTTCCTGGAGTACTGTAGCGGAGGAGAGCTCTTTGACAGAATTG AGCCAGATTTTGGGATGCCAGAGAAGGAGGCGCAGAGGTTTTTTCAGCAGCTAATAGCTGGTGTG GAATATCTTCACAGTGTTGGGATTACGCATCGTGACATAAAGCCTGAGAATATTCTTCTTGATGATAAAG ATAATCTGAAGATTTCTGATTTCGGACTGGCTACCATATTCCGTCACCGTGGCCGGGAGCGGGTGTTGACCCGTCTGTGTGGAACTCTGCCCTATGTGGCCCCTGAGCTGATGTCACGCTCAGCATTCCACGCTCAACCAGCGGACACTTGGGCTTGTGGCATTGTGCTCACTGCAATGTTAGCTGGAG AGTTACCATGGGACCAGCCGAGTGAAAACTGTCAAGAGTATTTGCATTGGCTAGAAAATAAAATCTACCTCACGCCCTGGAAGAAAATTGATGCTGTTCCACTAA gtctGCTATCTAAGATATTACTGCAAAATCCAGAGGACAGGTTCACTATTCCTGAAATTAAGAAACATCGTTGGTTTAGCAGAAGTTTCAAATCAG CAGTGAAACGACAGAGTGAAACACCAGTAAACAAGATGCAAAGGGCTGACTCTGAGCTCTCACAGTTGAGACGAAAAAACAG tgatgACAGAGCACAGATCTCCAGCTCTCAGCCTGAGCCGCAGGGATTGTGGGAGGAGAAGGAGGTTACAGTGCACACTGATGTCAGCTTTTCACAGCCTACCTGTCCTGACCACATGCTGCTGGGCAGCCAACTGCTTGGCACACCGGGTGCCAGTCAG AGCCCATGGCAGCGGTTGGTGAGAAGGATGACCAGGTTCTTTACTACGGTAAAGGCAGAACCATCTTGCATTGCTCTCCGTGATGCCTGTATTGCTATGGGTCACACATGGAAACAGAGCTGCACCAATCAG GCGACAGTGTCTACAATGGATCGCCGTAATAACAAGCTGATCTTCATAGTGCACTTCCTAGAAATGGAGGAACGGATTTTAGTAGATTTCCGCCTCTCAAAG ggtgATGGTTTGGAATTCAAGAGGATATTCCTGAAACTAAAACAGAAGCTGTCTGAGATTATTAGTAACCAAAAGATTTTGCCTTTGAATTAA
- the LOC113064277 gene encoding nectin-1-like, translating into MYIINMILLKVVLPLMSIVLTRGVHGQMVQMDSSKSGFVGTQVELRCQFVNSNPPVKISQVTWQKLVNGTKQNIAIANPALGVSVLNPFKERVHFKNLAIRQRTPSLEDTTIVFSKLKLSDESTYICEYTTFPAGNRENMVNLTVYARPMIQMSLSTPSIAAGTKDLKMTVATCVSANGKPPSVITWETDLDGESNTQEIRNPDGTVTVRSDFLVVPSREIHQQLLTCISTYNEEQYTDSVMLNIQYEPEVIIEGFDGNWYLNRENVQLTCLADANPPISLFQWRYLNGTMPSKAELRDDVLIFKGPVTYDIAGTYICDATNSIGTGSASVEIIVTEFPSYLHEVSQEPQQAGAIIGGAVVCGTVLLAAITLLVVFFYRRRCMFKGDYSTKKQILGNGYSVAGSAPSHPSLPHSLTFSEDSDEEKKLQIYRGSNTLARTVQEFHCHDSRMKAYHAGLIEDHERFERSEQTYIYDYGSEVEVSVDMIPQMDGSVISKEEWYV; encoded by the exons GTGTTCATGGTCAAATGGTTCAGATGGACAGCAGTAAGTCAGGATTTGTGGGCACACAGGTAGAGCTACGCTGTCAGTTTGTCAACAGCAACCCACCTGTAAAAATCTCACAGGTCACCTGGCAGAAGCTTGTCAATGGCACCAAGCAGAACATTGCCATTGCCAATCCAGCCCTGGGGGTGTCGGTACTGAACCCCTTCAAAGAGCGTGTGCATTTCAAGAACCTGGCCATCCGCCAGCGCACGCCATCCCTGGAGGACACCACCATAGTCTTCAGCAAACTAAAACTGTCGGATGAGTCCACCTACATCTGCGAGTACACAACCTTCCCAGCTGGCAACAGGGAGAACATGGTTAATCTCACTGTTTATG CTCGTCCTATGATCCAGATGAGTCTGTCCACACCCTCCATAGCAGCAGGAACCAAAGATCTGAAGATGACTGTTGCCACGTGCGTTTCTGCCAATGGGAAGCCACCCAGTGTGATCACATGGGAAACTGATTTAGATGGAGAATCCAACACTCAGGAGATACGCAACCCTGATGGGACAGTCACTGTGCGCAGTGATTTCTTGGTGGTTCCCAGTCGAGAAATACACCAACAGTTGCTCACCTGCATCTCCACATATAATGAGGAACAATACACAGACAGTGTGATGCTCAACATTCAGT ATGAACCAGAGGTGATAATAGAGGGCTTCGATGGGAACTGGTATTTGAACAGAGAAAACGTTCAGCTCACCTGCTTGGCTGATGCCAACCCACCCATCTCTTTGTTTCAGTGGAGATA CTTGAATGGAACTATGCCGAGTAAAGCAGAGCTTCGCGATGATGTGCTAATCTTTAAAGGTCCCGTAACTTATGACATCGCTGGCACATACATCTGTGACGCCACCAACAGCATTGGGACAGGCTCTGCGTCTGTTGAGATCATTGTCACAG AATTCCCTAGCTACCTACACGAGGTGTCTCAGGAGCCACAGCAAGCAGGTGCCATCATTGGTGGAGCTGTTGTTTGTGGTACAGTGCTGTTGGCCGCTATTACACTCCTGGTAGTGTTTTTCTATCGCCGGAGATGCATGTTTAAAGGAGATTACAGTACCAAGAAGCAAATCCTTGGAAATGGTTACAGCGTTGCTGGCAGCGCGCCATCACACCCCTCGCTACCTCACAGTCTGACCTTCTCCGAAGACTCGGATGAAGAGAAGAAGCTGCAAATTTACAGAGGCTCCAATACCTTAGCAAGAACTGTTCAGGAGTTCCATTGCCATGACAGCAGGATGAAGGCCTACCACGCAGGACTGATCGAGGACCATGAGAGATTCGAACGTAGCGAGCAGACTTACATTTATGATTATGGATCTGAGGTGGAGGTCTCAGTGGACATGATTCCTCAGATGGACGGCTCTGTCATCTCTAAAGAAGAGTGGTATGTGTAG